One Hypanus sabinus isolate sHypSab1 chromosome 4, sHypSab1.hap1, whole genome shotgun sequence genomic region harbors:
- the LOC132392484 gene encoding retinol dehydrogenase 16-like codes for MLGYLILSLVLCFLYWRYRDGKQITNVFDKYVYITGCDSGFGNLLAQHLDQQGFHVLAACFTEKGAEELKSRTSSRLKTFQLDVTNSESIGKAAEFVKSEVKGKVLSLWGLVNCAGIFQPTALIDWLTISDFKPALNVNLIGLIEVTLSVLPLIKRARGRIVNVASIFGRVSPISGPYCISKFGVEAFNDICRRDIKCFGVKVACIEPGIFKTPLTDTDCLLKQMYKLWSRLPPEVREDYGVDYMDKVSAKSQTKMLGQLNPDLMKVVWCLNHALISLHPRTRYSAGTDAKCFWIPLSYMPTAISDFLISLYKTKPAKALF; via the exons ATGCTTGGCTATCTGATTCTTTCGCTGGTACTTTGCTTCCTGTACTGGCGGTACAGAGACGGGAAACAGATAACAAATGTATTTGACAAGTACGTGTACATCACAGGCTGTGACTCTGGCTTTGGAAATCTTCTGGCCCAGCATCTGGACCAGCAGGGATTCCATGTTCTGGCTGCCTGTTTTACCGAGAAGGGTGCTGAAGAACTGAAGAGCAGGACATCATCGAGACTCAAAACATTTCAACTTGATGTTACCAACTCTGAGAGCATTGGGAAGGCAGCAGAATTTGTAAAATCAGAGGTAAAGGGAAaag TTCTAAGTCTCTGGGGGCTGGTTAACTGTgctggcatttttcagcccactgcACTTATTGACTGGCTTACGATAAGTGATTTCAAACCCGCGCTGAATGTCAACCTGATTGGACTTATTGAGGTCACACTGAGTGTACTTCCGCTGATAAAGAGGGCACGAGGCAGAATAGTAAATGTTGCAAGTATATTTGGAAGGGTCAGCCCTATAAGTGGACCATATTGCATCTCTAAATTTGGTGTAGAAGCCTTCAACGACA tttgcaGGAGAGATATCAAGTGTTTTGGAGTGAAAGTAGCTTGTATTGAGCCAGGCATTTTCAAAACACCCTTGACTGATACAGACTGCCTACTGAAGCAAATGTACAAGCTCTGGAGTAGATTACCACCAGAGGTACGAGAAGACTATGGGGTTGATTACATGGATAAAG TCTCTGCAAAATCACAGACCAAAATGTTGGGGCAATTAAACCCAGATTTGATGAAAGTGGTGTGGTGTCTGAATCACGCTCTGATTTCTCTGCATCCTCGTACTCGGTACTCTGCTGGAACAGATGCAAAGTGTTTTTGGATTCCTCTCTCCTACATGCCAACTGCTATATCTGATTTTCTGATCAGTTTATATAAAACCAAGCCAGCAAAAGCTCTCTTTTAG